Proteins found in one Macrobrachium nipponense isolate FS-2020 chromosome 4, ASM1510439v2, whole genome shotgun sequence genomic segment:
- the LOC135210898 gene encoding tripartite motif-containing 13-like, translating into MEYVATCEVCSERFSTGEHDPLALPCGHTFCRKCLIRMISKNRANFSCPTCRRVHGDLVVGKLPVIYKLLSADTDEVEIEQMCETHGDTLTYWCQTCRTSLCGLCLFRNHPQDHEIIKKKVFLEKEKLLLKEDIQSWQGEMEVSHKAIMQSAMSKIKEFYRSQTYLLMLKRVIGELLPEIEGATTLAALSDLRTKMHSLKMVKEAASSEVCSSEGSSAEGDDVTLSFELEQAIGSCGSIEGVDGRRASAEWYANKLQLSAFSEKASHSDLLFKMPSQVFLQLSIGNEYLGQVTIRPFYYLRRAQLFAAMCMGTFGVSYVGSPFRLVQNKGRPREYLSGGWYINPRDGMLTNKDLMTGLEWDGEATGDSRQGAVLAVIYSNGESGFGICSREHVGGTFKCLFAEVVDGMDVVKAAVRHSPVSEVIITKCGLVFPDIDL; encoded by the exons ATGGAATATGTTGCCACATGCGAAGTTTGTTCGGAGAGATTTTCCACTGGGGAACACGATCCACTGGCTTTGCCTTGCGGCCATACCTTCTGCAGGAAGTGTCTGATCCGAATGATAAGTAAGAATAGGGCGAATTTCAGCTGTCCGACATGCAGGAGAGTTCATGGAGACCTTGTTGTGGGCAAATTGCCCGTCATTTACAAGCTCCTCAGTGCAGACACAGACGAAGTCGAGATCGAG CAAATGTGCGAAACACATGGAGACACACTAACCTACTGGTGTCAAACGTGCCGGACTAGTCTATGTGGTCTGTGCCTCTTCCGAAACCATCCGCAAGACCATGAAATCATTAAGAAGAAAGTTTTCCTCGAAaaggagaaactccttttgaAAGAAGATATACAATCTTGGCAGGGAGAAATGGAGGTCAGCCATAAAGCCATTATGCAAAGTGCAATGTCAAAGATAAAGGAGTTCTACCGAAGCCAAACTTATTTGTTGATGTTAAAGAGAGTTATAGGAGAACTTTTACCCGAGATAGAAGGAGCTACTACATTGGCAGCACTGTCTGATCTGCGAACTAAAATGCACAGCTTGAAAATGGTCAAAGAGGCCGCAAGCAGTGAAGTTTGTTCCTCAGAGGGAAGCAGCGCAGAAGGTGATGATGTCACTCTGTCCTTTGAACTGGAACAAGCCAtaggatcttgtgggagcattgaAGGTGTTGACGGTCGGAGAGCGTCCGCTGAGTGGTACGCCAATAAACTTCAACTCTCGGCTTTCAGTGAAAAGGCATCTCATAGCGACCTACTGTTTAAG ATGCCTTCACAAGTATTTCTTCAGCTAAGTATTGGAAACGAATACCTTGGTCAGGTAACTATTCGGCCATTTTACTATTTACGACGTGCTCAGCTTTTTGCTGCCATGTGCATGGGAACATTCGGGGTATCCTACGTAGGATCCCCATTTCGTTTGGTGCAAAATAAAGGACGTCCTCGGGAATACCTCTCTGGAGGATGGTACATCAATCCCCGTGATGGGATGCTAACAAATAAAGACTTGATGACCGGTCTAGAATGGGACGGAGAAGCAACTGGAGATAGTCGCCAAGGCGCGGTTTTGGCAGTCATTTACAGCAACGGCGAGAGCGGGTTCGGCATCTGCTCCAGAGAGCACGTGGGAGGTACCTTCAAATGCCTGTTTGCTGAGGTTGTGGATGGGATGGATGTCGTTAAGGCTGCCGTCAGGCACAGTCCAGTGTCCGAGGTTATCATTACAAAATGTGGACTTGTTTTCCCTGATATTGATCTATGA